A window from Solea senegalensis isolate Sse05_10M linkage group LG15, IFAPA_SoseM_1, whole genome shotgun sequence encodes these proteins:
- the LOC122781767 gene encoding kinesin-like protein KIF20B isoform X2 — translation MEICLNSSADRRERRLEVDDLKGNFASEFTFLPNSQQSILEEREHLQVYLRIRPFTSAEHNSTESQDCVSIESADTVLLKPPSVSLSARLSVDRSLPHTGQRFQFSQVFGPETTQRELFEGTVKDLVRDVLHGANSLLFTYGVTNAGKTFTFLGPDADAGILPRSLDLIFNSIDERVFTGTGIKPQRCREFSRLSTEQQVEEAAFKRNLFRQLKESERSNVSLLNSTNKTLLEGASMLGTSVAAEDKISLEVPPHTKFSVWVSFCEIYNENIHDLLEVLPSGAPRRTVLRLSQDVKGNAFVKDLRWVQVTSAEEAFKVMKFGKKNQSFSSTRLNQVSSRSHSVFSVRVLKLEDVGTPRVHTVSELCLCDLAGSERCAKTQNRGERLKEAGNINTSMLILGKCINALRHNQQAKLLQHVPFRESKLTHYLQSFFCGRGKACMIVNINQCASMYDETLNVLKFSAVAQKVVVLTTKPLPIKPLRSASEVCTPRSSRRSSLNGWESSLEDVQEDMDEDSLMETTVDPSGNEEGGKENDEKILISKVTQQRQVALLKQLQLQLKKERAEGLLMEARVREEISREFSELFSDMQKDYNERLAREREILEGRAERRMEIFKNLIDNMTNAGSSYDAKDLDKSLDPHSTELVEMKMAAEAACKCLGSGRAESWDDRGGAVEELKTKMLERHEEQTARKHRGETSRDEEEGEKRKFLLQSSQISLVEDRRQRDQLQEALSTLEKEKKAREDVLAALEFQTLGKEEALASVEEERKAKEEALVTVRELRRDRDEAAAALTEMKQSRDDGEKAFLERQIKFSRLVEEREQQQQQVRELAVKLDLTEKKETSEEERASQASLQLQTAQAQLDQRLKEIQEKNSRILSLKQELQAVTDLSSSDEPKHQVSELQRNLADEKEKSESRRLQMLELERELVQTKEQLETINDEQDASGLQLNELRTKLQEREEIISTLENQERDAKEQAELLRTKLQEREEIISTLENQENVSTGEADQLRLKLEEQQVESQKLLEELKHDLKHQQETSNKVLTDLKQKFCEEEKTVELLRTELEEARLKRSSSSAAAEEELRRSNSELQTEVASLRSKVADMEEVKASEAQSTSETDKRTEEKLAASTDLQKKLQEMEAQLTSLQKSLKEAQERRDEEEIQAVQEARRREAERRRELLAVAHEAIAQKDEELEKRAEEIIRLKENATQDSEKVTSLGVDLQRKEDEVSDMREKLADYKKQIQQVQKEVSVMREDEKLLRQRLNDAEKSRKQLQCDVASRDRSIQQLRAEQSSDSRSERNTCADLQAKERVMEDMRLALTEQEETQAQMEEVLEEKLHLIQELSEEVERLKASQGGGAQVETQSHDLSLVRQEAARAQEQLKLCTDKHQAERRKWLEEKLSLIGQAKEAEDKRNQEMRKFADDRERYMRQQSRMESDLSEKEQTMDMWRTERDTLVSALEVQLHKLLSSQAQKDKEIQELRRNTTQPPAECDGGVAVAELQAALRERDADVQRLKEELKTMRDTEVTEANNSESPVALAGKPHSLTVNRRSAERRETRASVSSQGSSGFPSVLESSEISTENGRTRRFPRPELEISFSPLQPNRMALRRQGDDNAVTVKITRSARKRKSGEMEKEEVEAENRRNTRTKVPPKLTPHKEESSSPAGRLDSRSRKEGTLQKIGDFLQSSPTLLGTKAKKMVGLMSGRSEAESSSSSSSLSLRAKKNKRKLYRPEISSPMDLQSNTIISLDPEEREQESDHQIIKRRLRSRILK, via the exons ATGGAAATCTGTCTGAACAGTTCAGCCGATCGTCGGGAGCGACGGTTAGAAGTTGATGACTTGAAGGGAAACTTTGCGTCAGAATTCACCTTCTTACCAAACTCGCAG CAGTCCATCCTGGAGGAGCGAGAACACCTGCAGGTTTACCTGAGGATCAGGCCCTTCACGTCAGCCGAGCATAACAGCACAGAGtcacag GACTGTGTGTCCATCGAGTCTGCAGACACTGTCCTGCTGAAGCCTCccagtgtgtctctgtcagcGAGGCTGAGTGTGGACAGATCACTGCCACACACTGGACAACGCTTCCAGTTCTCtcag GTCTTTGGTCCAGAGACGACACAGAGGGAGCTGTTTGAAGGGACGGTGAAGGATCTGGTCAGAGACGTCCTGCATGGAGCCAACTCTCTGCTCTTCACGTACGGCGTCACCAACGCTGGCAAAACCTTCACCTTCCTGG GTCCAGATGCTGACGCTGGGATCCTGCCCAGGTCTCTGGACCTGATCTTCAACAGCATTGACGAGCGCGTCTTCACGGGGACCGGCATCAAACCTCAGCGCTGCAGAGAGTTCAGCAGACTGAGCACAgagcagcaggtggaggaggCGGCGTTCAAGAGGAACCTCTTCAGACAGCTAAAAGAG AGCGAGCGGAGCAACGTCAGCCTCCTGAACTCCACCAATAAGACTCTGCTTGAAG GAGCGTCCATGTTGGGAACAAGCGTGGCAGCAGAGGACAAAATCAGCCTGGAGGTGCCGCCGCACACCAAGTTCTCTGTCTGGGTTTCCTTCTGCGAAATCTACAACGAGAACATCCACGACCTCTTGGAGGTTTTGCCCAGTGGCGCCCCCAGGAGGACGGTGCTGCGGTTGTCGCAAGACGTCAAGGGCAATGCGTTTGTCAAAG aTCTGCGCTGGGTTCAGGTTACCAGCGCAGAAGAAGCTTTCAAGGTGATGAAGTTTGGTAAGAAGAACCAGAGCTTCTCCTCCACCAGACTCAACCAGGTCTCCAGCAGAAG tcacagtgttttttctgttcGTGTGCTGAAGTTGGAGGACGTTGGAACTCCACGTGTTCAcacagtcagtga gttgtgtctctgtgatctGGCCGGATCAGAGCGATGCGCCAAGACGCAGAACAGAGGCGAGCGTCTGAAAGAAGCGGGTAACATCAACACATCCATGCTCATCCTGGGGAAATGTATCAACGCTCTACGACACAATCAACAGGCCAA GCTGCTCCAGCACGTTCCCTTCAGAGAGAGTAAACTCACTCACTACCTGCAGAGTTTCTTCTGTGGTCGAGGTAAAGCCTGCATGATCGTCAACATCAACCAGTGTGCGTCCATGTACGACGAGACCCTCAATGTCCTCAAGTTCTCCGCTGTGGCACAGAAG GTTGTGGTTCTGACCACGAAGCCTCTTCCCATCAAACCCCTCAGGTCTGCCAGTGAGGTCTGCACTCCtcgcagcagcaggaggagctctTTGAACGGCTGGGAGAGCAGCCTGGAGGACGTTCAg GAGGACATGGACGAGGACAGCCTGATGGAGACCACGGTGGATCCTAGTGGAAATGAAGAAGGTGGCAAAGAAAACGACGAGAAAATCCTTATCAGTAAAGTGACGCAGCAG AGGCAGGTGGCGCTGTTGAAGCAGCTCCAGCTGCAGCTGAAGAAGGAGCGAGCGGAGGGTTTGCTGATGGAGGCTCGAGTGAGGGAGGAAATCAGCAGAGAGTTCTCTGAACTTTTCTCGGACATGCAGAAGGACTACAA tgAACGCCTTGCGAGGGAAAGAGAAATCTTAGAGGGGCGAGCAGAACGGCGGATGGAGATCTTCAAGAACCTCATCGACAACATGACCAATGCAGGAAGCAGTTACGATGCAAAGGACTTG GACAAATCTCTGGACCCTCACTCCACTGAACTGGTGGAAATGAAGATGGCTGCTGAGGCCGCCTGTAAATGTCTGGGCTCAGGTCGCGCAGAGTCCTGGGACGACAGAGGCGGCGCTGTGGAGGAGCTCAAGACGAAGATGTTGGAGAGGCACGAGGAACAAACGGCTCGCAAGCACAGAG GTGAAACCagcagagatgaggaggagggagagaaaaggaagttCCTGCTTCAGTCTTCACAGATTTCTCTGGTGGAGGACAGGAGACAAAGAGATCAGCTGCAG GAGGCTCTGTCCACtctggagaaggagaagaaagccAGAGAAGATGTCCTTGCTGCTCTGGAGTTCCAGACTCTGGGCAAAGAGGAGGCGCTGGCGTCtgtagaggaggagaggaaagcaAAAGAGGAGGCGCTGGTGACGGTTAGAGAgctgagaagagacagagacgagGCCGCGGCCGCCCTGACAGAAATGAAGCAGAGCAGAGACGACGGAGAGAAGGCGTTTCTGGAGAGGCAGATAAAGTTCAGCAGactggtggaggagagagagcagcagcagcagcaggtcagagagCTGGCCGTCAAACTGGATCTTACTGAGAAAAAG GAGACGAGCGAGGAGGAGCGAGCCTCACAGGCGTCGCTTCAGCTGCAGACCGCTCAAGCACAACTGGACCAACGTTTGAAGGAAATCCAGGAGAAGAATTCCCGGATCCTCTCCCtgaaacaggagctgcaggCCGTCACAGATTTGTCCTCCAGCGATGAGCCCAAACACCAGGTGTCGGAGCTCCAGAGGAATCTGGCTGACGAGAAGGAGAAAAGCGAGAGCAGGCGTCTGCAAATGCTGGAGCTGGAGCGTGAGCTGGTGCAGACCAAAGAACAGCTGGAGACCATCAACGATGAGCAGGACGCGTCAGGTCTGCAACTCAACGAGCTGAGAACAAAGCTTCAGGAACGAGAGGAG ATCATCTCCACACTGGAGAATCAGGAGCGAGATGCTAAAGAACAAGCAGAGCTGCTAAGAACAAAGCTTCAGGAACGAGAGGAGATCATCTCCACGCTGGAGAATCAGGAGAACGTTTCCACTGGAGAAGCAGATCAGCTGAGGTTGAAGCTGGAGGAACAACAGGTGGAGTCACAGAAGCTCCTTGAAGAGCTTAAACACGACCTGAAGCACCAGCAGGAAACTTCGAACAAAGTCCTCACTGATTTGAAGCAGAAGTtttgtgaagaggagaaaactGTGGAGCTGCTCAGAACTGAGCTGGAAGAAGCTCGGCTCAAACgttcctccagctctgctgctgctgaagaagaGCTCAGGAGGTCCAACTCTGAACTGCAGACAGAGGTGGCTTccctgaggtcaaaggtcgcaGACATGGAGGAGGTGAAAGCATCAGAAGCTCAGTCCACGTCTGAAACGGACAAACGGACGGAGGAGAAGCTGGCAGCATCTACAGATCTGCAGAAGAAGCTGCAAGAAATGGAGGCACAGCTGACGTCCCTGCAGAAGAGCCTGAAGGAGGCGCAGGAGCGCCGGGACGAGGAGGAGATCCAGGCGGTCCAGGAGGCTCGGCGGCGGGAGGCAGAGCGTCGCAGGGAGCTGCTGGCCGTGGCTCACGAGGCCATCGCTCAGAAAGAcgaggagctggagaagagaGCGGAGGAGATCATCAG aCTGAAGGAAAACGCCACGCAGGACTCAGAGAAAGTGACAAGCCTCGGTGTGGACCTTCAGAGGAAAGAGGACGAGGTGTCGGACATGAGAGAGAAACTCGCCGACTATAAGAAGCAGATCCAGCAGGTTCAGAAAGAg GTTTCTGTCATGAGGGAAGATGAGAAGCTTCTGAGGCAAAGACTGAACGATGCAGAGAAAAGCAGGAAGCAGCTTCAGTGTGACGTGGccagcagagacagaagcaTTCAGCAGCTCAGAGCG GAACAATCCTCCGACAGCAGGTCTGAGCGGAACACCTGTGCAG ACCTGCAGGCTAAAGAGCGTGTGATGGAGGACATGCGTTTGGCTCTGACGGAGCAGGAGGAGACGCAGGCGCAGATGGAGGAGGTTCTGGAGGAGAAGCTCCACCTCATCCAGGAACTCTCTGAAG AAGTGGAGAGACTTAAAGCGTCGCAGGGCGGCGGCGCTCAGGTggaaacacagtcacatgacctcagcCTGGTCAGACAGGAAGCTGCGAGGGCTCAGGAACAACTGAAG CTGTGCACAGACAAACATCAGGCCGAGAGAAGGAAGTGGCTGGAGGAGAAACTGTCTCTGATTGGTCAGGCTAAAGAGGCCGAGGACAAGAGGAACCAGGAGATGAGGAAGTTTGCCGACGACAGAGAGCGATACATGCGACAGCAGAGTCGTATG GAGAGTGATCTCTCTGAGAAGGAGCAGACGATGGACatgtggaggacagagagggacacGCTGGTCTCTGCTCTGGAGGTTCAGCTCCACAAACTCCTCAGCAGCCAagcacaaaaagacaaagagatcCAGGAGCTGCGCCGCAACACCACACAACCaccagcagag TGTGATGGTGGCGTTGCCGTGGCGGAGCTGCAGGCTGCTCTGCGTGAGCGAGACGCAGACGTCCAGAGACtgaaggaggagctgaagacgatgagagacacagaggtcacagag GCTAACAACAGTGAAAGCCCTGTTGCTCTGGCAGGGAAACCCCACAGCCTCACCGTCAACAGGAGGTCTGCAGAACGACGGGAAACCAGAGCATCGGTCAGCAGTCAG GGCTCCTCCGGTTTTCCGTCCGTCCTGGAGTCGTCGGAGATTTCCACGGAGAACGGCCGGACGAGGCGCTTCCCTCGACCCGAGCTGGAGATCTCCTTCAGCCCGCTGCAGCCCAACCGCATGGCCCTGCGTCGCCAGGGCGACGACAACGCCGTCACCGTCAAGATCACGCGCTCTGCGCGTAAGAGGAAGAGCGGCGAGATGGAAAAG
- the LOC122781767 gene encoding kinesin-like protein KIF20B isoform X1, with protein MEICLNSSADRRERRLEVDDLKGNFASEFTFLPNSQQSILEEREHLQVYLRIRPFTSAEHNSTESQDCVSIESADTVLLKPPSVSLSARLSVDRSLPHTGQRFQFSQVFGPETTQRELFEGTVKDLVRDVLHGANSLLFTYGVTNAGKTFTFLGPDADAGILPRSLDLIFNSIDERVFTGTGIKPQRCREFSRLSTEQQVEEAAFKRNLFRQLKESERSNVSLLNSTNKTLLEGASMLGTSVAAEDKISLEVPPHTKFSVWVSFCEIYNENIHDLLEVLPSGAPRRTVLRLSQDVKGNAFVKDLRWVQVTSAEEAFKVMKFGKKNQSFSSTRLNQVSSRSHSVFSVRVLKLEDVGTPRVHTVSELCLCDLAGSERCAKTQNRGERLKEAGNINTSMLILGKCINALRHNQQAKLLQHVPFRESKLTHYLQSFFCGRGKACMIVNINQCASMYDETLNVLKFSAVAQKVVVLTTKPLPIKPLRSASEVCTPRSSRRSSLNGWESSLEDVQEDMDEDSLMETTVDPSGNEEGGKENDEKILISKVTQQRQVALLKQLQLQLKKERAEGLLMEARVREEISREFSELFSDMQKDYNERLAREREILEGRAERRMEIFKNLIDNMTNAGSSYDAKDLDKSLDPHSTELVEMKMAAEAACKCLGSGRAESWDDRGGAVEELKTKMLERHEEQTARKHRGETSRDEEEGEKRKFLLQSSQISLVEDRRQRDQLQEALSTLEKEKKAREDVLAALEFQTLGKEEALASVEEERKAKEEALVTVRELRRDRDEAAAALTEMKQSRDDGEKAFLERQIKFSRLVEEREQQQQQVRELAVKLDLTEKKETSEEERASQASLQLQTAQAQLDQRLKEIQEKNSRILSLKQELQAVTDLSSSDEPKHQVSELQRNLADEKEKSESRRLQMLELERELVQTKEQLETINDEQDASGLQLNELRTKLQEREEIISTLENQERDAKEQAELLRTKLQEREEIISTLENQENVSTGEADQLRLKLEEQQVESQKLLEELKHDLKHQQETSNKVLTDLKQKFCEEEKTVELLRTELEEARLKRSSSSAAAEEELRRSNSELQTEVASLRSKVADMEEVKASEAQSTSETDKRTEEKLAASTDLQKKLQEMEAQLTSLQKSLKEAQERRDEEEIQAVQEARRREAERRRELLAVAHEAIAQKDEELEKRAEEIIRLKENATQDSEKVTSLGVDLQRKEDEVSDMREKLADYKKQIQQVQKEVSVMREDEKLLRQRLNDAEKSRKQLQCDVASRDRSIQQLRAEQSSDSRSERNTCADLQAKERVMEDMRLALTEQEETQAQMEEVLEEKLHLIQELSEEVERLKASQGGGAQVETQSHDLSLVRQEAARAQEQLKLCTDKHQAERRKWLEEKLSLIGQAKEAEDKRNQEMRKFADDRERYMRQQSRMESDLSEKEQTMDMWRTERDTLVSALEVQLHKLLSSQAQKDKEIQELRRNTTQPPAECDGGVAVAELQAALRERDADVQRLKEELKTMRDTEVTEANNSESPVALAGKPHSLTVNRRSAERRETRASVSSQGSSGFPSVLESSEISTENGRTRRFPRPELEISFSPLQPNRMALRRQGDDNAVTVKITRSARKRKSGEMEKSHIFRRSKRQTTREEEVEAENRRNTRTKVPPKLTPHKEESSSPAGRLDSRSRKEGTLQKIGDFLQSSPTLLGTKAKKMVGLMSGRSEAESSSSSSSLSLRAKKNKRKLYRPEISSPMDLQSNTIISLDPEEREQESDHQIIKRRLRSRILK; from the exons ATGGAAATCTGTCTGAACAGTTCAGCCGATCGTCGGGAGCGACGGTTAGAAGTTGATGACTTGAAGGGAAACTTTGCGTCAGAATTCACCTTCTTACCAAACTCGCAG CAGTCCATCCTGGAGGAGCGAGAACACCTGCAGGTTTACCTGAGGATCAGGCCCTTCACGTCAGCCGAGCATAACAGCACAGAGtcacag GACTGTGTGTCCATCGAGTCTGCAGACACTGTCCTGCTGAAGCCTCccagtgtgtctctgtcagcGAGGCTGAGTGTGGACAGATCACTGCCACACACTGGACAACGCTTCCAGTTCTCtcag GTCTTTGGTCCAGAGACGACACAGAGGGAGCTGTTTGAAGGGACGGTGAAGGATCTGGTCAGAGACGTCCTGCATGGAGCCAACTCTCTGCTCTTCACGTACGGCGTCACCAACGCTGGCAAAACCTTCACCTTCCTGG GTCCAGATGCTGACGCTGGGATCCTGCCCAGGTCTCTGGACCTGATCTTCAACAGCATTGACGAGCGCGTCTTCACGGGGACCGGCATCAAACCTCAGCGCTGCAGAGAGTTCAGCAGACTGAGCACAgagcagcaggtggaggaggCGGCGTTCAAGAGGAACCTCTTCAGACAGCTAAAAGAG AGCGAGCGGAGCAACGTCAGCCTCCTGAACTCCACCAATAAGACTCTGCTTGAAG GAGCGTCCATGTTGGGAACAAGCGTGGCAGCAGAGGACAAAATCAGCCTGGAGGTGCCGCCGCACACCAAGTTCTCTGTCTGGGTTTCCTTCTGCGAAATCTACAACGAGAACATCCACGACCTCTTGGAGGTTTTGCCCAGTGGCGCCCCCAGGAGGACGGTGCTGCGGTTGTCGCAAGACGTCAAGGGCAATGCGTTTGTCAAAG aTCTGCGCTGGGTTCAGGTTACCAGCGCAGAAGAAGCTTTCAAGGTGATGAAGTTTGGTAAGAAGAACCAGAGCTTCTCCTCCACCAGACTCAACCAGGTCTCCAGCAGAAG tcacagtgttttttctgttcGTGTGCTGAAGTTGGAGGACGTTGGAACTCCACGTGTTCAcacagtcagtga gttgtgtctctgtgatctGGCCGGATCAGAGCGATGCGCCAAGACGCAGAACAGAGGCGAGCGTCTGAAAGAAGCGGGTAACATCAACACATCCATGCTCATCCTGGGGAAATGTATCAACGCTCTACGACACAATCAACAGGCCAA GCTGCTCCAGCACGTTCCCTTCAGAGAGAGTAAACTCACTCACTACCTGCAGAGTTTCTTCTGTGGTCGAGGTAAAGCCTGCATGATCGTCAACATCAACCAGTGTGCGTCCATGTACGACGAGACCCTCAATGTCCTCAAGTTCTCCGCTGTGGCACAGAAG GTTGTGGTTCTGACCACGAAGCCTCTTCCCATCAAACCCCTCAGGTCTGCCAGTGAGGTCTGCACTCCtcgcagcagcaggaggagctctTTGAACGGCTGGGAGAGCAGCCTGGAGGACGTTCAg GAGGACATGGACGAGGACAGCCTGATGGAGACCACGGTGGATCCTAGTGGAAATGAAGAAGGTGGCAAAGAAAACGACGAGAAAATCCTTATCAGTAAAGTGACGCAGCAG AGGCAGGTGGCGCTGTTGAAGCAGCTCCAGCTGCAGCTGAAGAAGGAGCGAGCGGAGGGTTTGCTGATGGAGGCTCGAGTGAGGGAGGAAATCAGCAGAGAGTTCTCTGAACTTTTCTCGGACATGCAGAAGGACTACAA tgAACGCCTTGCGAGGGAAAGAGAAATCTTAGAGGGGCGAGCAGAACGGCGGATGGAGATCTTCAAGAACCTCATCGACAACATGACCAATGCAGGAAGCAGTTACGATGCAAAGGACTTG GACAAATCTCTGGACCCTCACTCCACTGAACTGGTGGAAATGAAGATGGCTGCTGAGGCCGCCTGTAAATGTCTGGGCTCAGGTCGCGCAGAGTCCTGGGACGACAGAGGCGGCGCTGTGGAGGAGCTCAAGACGAAGATGTTGGAGAGGCACGAGGAACAAACGGCTCGCAAGCACAGAG GTGAAACCagcagagatgaggaggagggagagaaaaggaagttCCTGCTTCAGTCTTCACAGATTTCTCTGGTGGAGGACAGGAGACAAAGAGATCAGCTGCAG GAGGCTCTGTCCACtctggagaaggagaagaaagccAGAGAAGATGTCCTTGCTGCTCTGGAGTTCCAGACTCTGGGCAAAGAGGAGGCGCTGGCGTCtgtagaggaggagaggaaagcaAAAGAGGAGGCGCTGGTGACGGTTAGAGAgctgagaagagacagagacgagGCCGCGGCCGCCCTGACAGAAATGAAGCAGAGCAGAGACGACGGAGAGAAGGCGTTTCTGGAGAGGCAGATAAAGTTCAGCAGactggtggaggagagagagcagcagcagcagcaggtcagagagCTGGCCGTCAAACTGGATCTTACTGAGAAAAAG GAGACGAGCGAGGAGGAGCGAGCCTCACAGGCGTCGCTTCAGCTGCAGACCGCTCAAGCACAACTGGACCAACGTTTGAAGGAAATCCAGGAGAAGAATTCCCGGATCCTCTCCCtgaaacaggagctgcaggCCGTCACAGATTTGTCCTCCAGCGATGAGCCCAAACACCAGGTGTCGGAGCTCCAGAGGAATCTGGCTGACGAGAAGGAGAAAAGCGAGAGCAGGCGTCTGCAAATGCTGGAGCTGGAGCGTGAGCTGGTGCAGACCAAAGAACAGCTGGAGACCATCAACGATGAGCAGGACGCGTCAGGTCTGCAACTCAACGAGCTGAGAACAAAGCTTCAGGAACGAGAGGAG ATCATCTCCACACTGGAGAATCAGGAGCGAGATGCTAAAGAACAAGCAGAGCTGCTAAGAACAAAGCTTCAGGAACGAGAGGAGATCATCTCCACGCTGGAGAATCAGGAGAACGTTTCCACTGGAGAAGCAGATCAGCTGAGGTTGAAGCTGGAGGAACAACAGGTGGAGTCACAGAAGCTCCTTGAAGAGCTTAAACACGACCTGAAGCACCAGCAGGAAACTTCGAACAAAGTCCTCACTGATTTGAAGCAGAAGTtttgtgaagaggagaaaactGTGGAGCTGCTCAGAACTGAGCTGGAAGAAGCTCGGCTCAAACgttcctccagctctgctgctgctgaagaagaGCTCAGGAGGTCCAACTCTGAACTGCAGACAGAGGTGGCTTccctgaggtcaaaggtcgcaGACATGGAGGAGGTGAAAGCATCAGAAGCTCAGTCCACGTCTGAAACGGACAAACGGACGGAGGAGAAGCTGGCAGCATCTACAGATCTGCAGAAGAAGCTGCAAGAAATGGAGGCACAGCTGACGTCCCTGCAGAAGAGCCTGAAGGAGGCGCAGGAGCGCCGGGACGAGGAGGAGATCCAGGCGGTCCAGGAGGCTCGGCGGCGGGAGGCAGAGCGTCGCAGGGAGCTGCTGGCCGTGGCTCACGAGGCCATCGCTCAGAAAGAcgaggagctggagaagagaGCGGAGGAGATCATCAG aCTGAAGGAAAACGCCACGCAGGACTCAGAGAAAGTGACAAGCCTCGGTGTGGACCTTCAGAGGAAAGAGGACGAGGTGTCGGACATGAGAGAGAAACTCGCCGACTATAAGAAGCAGATCCAGCAGGTTCAGAAAGAg GTTTCTGTCATGAGGGAAGATGAGAAGCTTCTGAGGCAAAGACTGAACGATGCAGAGAAAAGCAGGAAGCAGCTTCAGTGTGACGTGGccagcagagacagaagcaTTCAGCAGCTCAGAGCG GAACAATCCTCCGACAGCAGGTCTGAGCGGAACACCTGTGCAG ACCTGCAGGCTAAAGAGCGTGTGATGGAGGACATGCGTTTGGCTCTGACGGAGCAGGAGGAGACGCAGGCGCAGATGGAGGAGGTTCTGGAGGAGAAGCTCCACCTCATCCAGGAACTCTCTGAAG AAGTGGAGAGACTTAAAGCGTCGCAGGGCGGCGGCGCTCAGGTggaaacacagtcacatgacctcagcCTGGTCAGACAGGAAGCTGCGAGGGCTCAGGAACAACTGAAG CTGTGCACAGACAAACATCAGGCCGAGAGAAGGAAGTGGCTGGAGGAGAAACTGTCTCTGATTGGTCAGGCTAAAGAGGCCGAGGACAAGAGGAACCAGGAGATGAGGAAGTTTGCCGACGACAGAGAGCGATACATGCGACAGCAGAGTCGTATG GAGAGTGATCTCTCTGAGAAGGAGCAGACGATGGACatgtggaggacagagagggacacGCTGGTCTCTGCTCTGGAGGTTCAGCTCCACAAACTCCTCAGCAGCCAagcacaaaaagacaaagagatcCAGGAGCTGCGCCGCAACACCACACAACCaccagcagag TGTGATGGTGGCGTTGCCGTGGCGGAGCTGCAGGCTGCTCTGCGTGAGCGAGACGCAGACGTCCAGAGACtgaaggaggagctgaagacgatgagagacacagaggtcacagag GCTAACAACAGTGAAAGCCCTGTTGCTCTGGCAGGGAAACCCCACAGCCTCACCGTCAACAGGAGGTCTGCAGAACGACGGGAAACCAGAGCATCGGTCAGCAGTCAG GGCTCCTCCGGTTTTCCGTCCGTCCTGGAGTCGTCGGAGATTTCCACGGAGAACGGCCGGACGAGGCGCTTCCCTCGACCCGAGCTGGAGATCTCCTTCAGCCCGCTGCAGCCCAACCGCATGGCCCTGCGTCGCCAGGGCGACGACAACGCCGTCACCGTCAAGATCACGCGCTCTGCGCGTAAGAGGAAGAGCGGCGAGATGGAAAAG